Proteins from a single region of Nocardioides anomalus:
- a CDS encoding S8 family serine peptidase — protein MSSTPTSTLRWGVAGLALSLPAAVLALGPSTTTGAAAAAAPVSTTGARADEPAPAPEDPSRAADGHIHLRGVDVDTSVPVPATHTPAIATDGGQQLRLVQLAGPTRPAWYDDLAATGRVVTYIPDHAYLIWTSDAGVSKLDRQARAGKSVVYSAPFDPAYRVSPDLVAKDATVDVTVQTVDVPAGASELDAVTAGRTVLRDEYALGGLRTVSLTVPSDQVDDIAQLPAVVNVEPYVAPHLTDEAQDQLLAGMVTTSSSGVTVPSGPGYLTWLASHGFVNDPAAYPKVAVVDDGIDNGSVAPLHADFYRTGVKANGSRLTGNDNCTADASADGGAGHGNLNAGIVGGYNDTDADPYQDARGYKYGLGVSPFGRVSGVKIFRNSGSYSISACGNSDAGVVAKAYAAGAGLTSNSWGASVNGAYDASARAYDLLTRDASSTAGGNQQMLHVFSAGNDGAGPTTIGSPGTAKNVLVVGATENVREDGTLDGCAEGNADDDSDMATFSSRGPTSDGRSKPDVVAAGTHVMGPASQATGYTGGGVCGDGGANNRYHPVGQTLYTWSSGTSHSTPAIAGAASLVQNYYGRVLQPGATASPAMLKALLVNAPRYLDGEDTGDTLPSNNQGWGVPNLGELFGGATHRYVADQSTVLTASGQQQGVQLTVTDPTKPVRVTLAWTDAAGPTTGAAYVNDLDLRVTVDGHLYRGNVFAGGLSTTGGTADAKNNVENVFLPAGTTGRVSVSVRAANIAGDGVPGNGSALDQDFALTASNVDPAPTPAANPAAAGVVVHDSDFDANTTFERGETVTVDASVFNGGDAASAAGTGTLTVVGGSATVVRGTSPYGAVAPEATGTNTQQYVVQLADDATCGGTVTLRHTWTAGGRTSVEDTTLRVGPAMVPDWAAATTTPSTDVPKSIPDASAAGVDSIVTVAGGAPVGGVRVKPTITHAYDRDLVLTLVAPSGHSVLLVSRRGGNGDNFSGTVLDDAAAAAISAGVAPFTGSIRPEQPLSALTGESSGGVWKLHATDVEAPDAGSITGWSLDVAPLVQPACSAPGPSVQVLPPLVTGEKDGSVLVPVTLLHPDAAPHSVTFTPTAGTATATADFDPAPVTVTWAPGDPATKHVAIPLVDDGIAESEETFTVAASASTIPVSAAVTARITDGGQPLTVAVADAPAVSEGGTLSFPVTLSGPDRAGPVSVHIATGGGTASAGGDYTAVDRTLTWAPGDPATQVVTVATANDTAVEPDETVVVILSGPGGTPVAPVLGKATATGTVKDAVVPPTPPAPAVPSVTVKKAKVTEGDKGKQKLTFAVSLSGPTSVPVTFTWATQDLTAKAGSDYKKASGTVTVAPGATTATITVLVKGDRRAERNEKLSLLLFAIAHGTFAGPTTVKGKIVDDD, from the coding sequence GTGTCGAGCACGCCCACGTCCACGCTGCGGTGGGGGGTGGCCGGGCTCGCCCTGAGCCTGCCCGCTGCCGTCCTCGCGCTCGGACCCAGCACCACCACCGGTGCGGCGGCCGCCGCCGCACCGGTGAGCACGACCGGCGCACGCGCGGACGAGCCCGCGCCCGCGCCGGAGGACCCCTCCCGCGCCGCCGACGGCCACATCCACCTGCGCGGCGTCGACGTCGACACCAGCGTCCCCGTGCCGGCGACGCACACGCCGGCCATCGCGACCGACGGCGGGCAGCAGCTGCGCCTGGTCCAGCTCGCCGGCCCCACCCGACCCGCCTGGTACGACGACCTGGCGGCCACCGGCCGCGTCGTCACCTACATCCCCGACCACGCCTACCTGATCTGGACGTCCGACGCCGGTGTCAGCAAGCTCGACCGACAGGCCCGCGCGGGGAAGTCGGTGGTGTACAGCGCGCCCTTCGACCCGGCCTACCGCGTCTCGCCCGATCTGGTGGCCAAGGACGCGACCGTCGACGTCACCGTGCAGACCGTCGACGTCCCGGCGGGCGCGAGCGAGCTCGACGCGGTCACCGCGGGCCGCACGGTGCTGCGCGACGAGTACGCACTCGGCGGCCTGCGCACGGTCTCGCTCACCGTCCCGAGCGACCAGGTCGACGACATCGCGCAGCTCCCGGCGGTCGTCAACGTCGAGCCGTACGTCGCCCCCCACCTGACCGACGAGGCGCAGGACCAGCTCCTCGCCGGCATGGTCACCACGTCCAGCAGCGGCGTCACCGTCCCGTCCGGGCCCGGCTACCTGACCTGGCTGGCGAGTCACGGCTTCGTGAACGACCCGGCGGCGTACCCGAAGGTCGCGGTCGTCGACGACGGCATCGACAACGGCTCGGTGGCGCCGCTGCACGCGGACTTCTACCGCACCGGCGTCAAGGCCAACGGCTCGCGGCTGACCGGCAACGACAACTGCACGGCCGACGCGAGCGCCGACGGAGGCGCCGGCCACGGCAACCTCAACGCCGGGATCGTCGGTGGCTACAACGACACCGACGCCGACCCCTACCAGGACGCACGCGGCTACAAGTACGGCCTCGGCGTCTCGCCGTTCGGCCGGGTCTCGGGCGTGAAGATCTTCCGCAACAGCGGCAGCTACAGCATCAGCGCCTGCGGGAACTCCGACGCCGGCGTCGTGGCCAAGGCGTACGCCGCCGGGGCCGGGCTCACCTCGAACTCCTGGGGGGCCAGCGTCAACGGCGCCTACGACGCGTCGGCCCGGGCCTACGACCTGCTGACCCGGGACGCCTCCAGCACCGCCGGCGGCAACCAGCAGATGCTGCACGTCTTCTCAGCCGGCAACGACGGTGCGGGCCCCACGACGATCGGCTCACCCGGGACGGCCAAGAACGTCCTGGTCGTCGGCGCCACCGAGAACGTCCGGGAGGACGGGACGCTCGACGGCTGCGCCGAGGGCAACGCCGACGACGACTCGGACATGGCGACCTTCTCCAGCCGCGGGCCGACGAGCGACGGCCGCTCCAAGCCGGACGTCGTCGCGGCCGGCACCCACGTCATGGGGCCGGCGTCGCAGGCGACCGGGTACACCGGCGGCGGGGTGTGCGGCGACGGGGGCGCGAACAACCGCTACCACCCGGTCGGCCAGACGCTGTACACCTGGTCCTCGGGCACCTCGCACTCGACGCCGGCCATCGCCGGCGCGGCCTCGTTGGTCCAGAACTACTACGGGCGCGTGCTCCAGCCCGGCGCGACCGCCAGCCCGGCCATGCTGAAGGCGCTGCTCGTCAACGCCCCGCGCTACCTCGACGGCGAGGACACCGGCGACACCCTGCCCAGCAACAACCAGGGCTGGGGCGTGCCGAACCTGGGCGAGCTGTTCGGCGGCGCGACGCACCGCTACGTCGCCGACCAGTCGACCGTCCTCACCGCCTCGGGTCAGCAGCAGGGCGTCCAGCTCACGGTGACGGACCCGACCAAGCCGGTGCGGGTCACCCTGGCCTGGACCGACGCCGCCGGGCCGACCACGGGTGCGGCGTACGTCAACGACCTGGACCTGCGGGTCACCGTCGACGGTCACCTCTACCGCGGCAACGTGTTCGCCGGTGGGCTGTCGACCACCGGGGGCACCGCGGACGCCAAGAACAACGTGGAGAACGTCTTCCTCCCCGCCGGCACGACCGGTCGGGTCTCCGTCAGCGTCCGCGCCGCGAACATCGCGGGCGACGGTGTGCCCGGCAACGGCTCGGCCCTGGACCAGGACTTCGCCCTCACCGCGAGCAACGTCGACCCCGCCCCGACGCCCGCCGCCAACCCCGCGGCAGCGGGAGTCGTCGTGCACGACTCCGACTTCGACGCCAACACCACCTTCGAGCGCGGCGAGACGGTGACCGTCGACGCGTCGGTCTTCAACGGCGGGGACGCCGCGTCGGCCGCGGGCACGGGCACCCTCACCGTCGTGGGTGGGAGCGCCACGGTGGTCCGCGGCACCTCGCCCTACGGTGCGGTCGCTCCGGAGGCCACCGGGACCAACACGCAGCAGTACGTCGTGCAGCTCGCCGACGACGCGACCTGCGGCGGCACGGTGACGCTGCGGCACACGTGGACCGCCGGTGGCCGGACCAGCGTCGAGGACACGACGCTGCGGGTCGGGCCGGCGATGGTGCCCGACTGGGCCGCAGCGACGACGACACCCTCGACCGACGTGCCGAAGAGCATCCCGGACGCCAGCGCGGCAGGGGTCGACTCCATCGTCACGGTCGCCGGCGGTGCGCCGGTGGGCGGGGTTCGGGTCAAGCCCACCATCACCCACGCCTACGACCGCGACCTCGTGCTGACGCTCGTCGCTCCATCGGGCCACTCGGTGCTGCTCGTCAGCCGCCGTGGTGGCAACGGCGACAACTTCTCCGGCACCGTCCTCGACGACGCCGCGGCGGCGGCGATCTCGGCGGGGGTCGCCCCGTTCACCGGGTCGATCCGCCCCGAGCAGCCGTTGTCGGCGCTGACCGGCGAGTCTTCGGGCGGGGTCTGGAAGCTGCACGCCACCGACGTCGAGGCGCCGGACGCAGGGTCGATCACCGGGTGGTCTCTGGACGTGGCGCCGCTGGTGCAGCCGGCCTGCTCCGCGCCCGGCCCGTCGGTCCAGGTCCTGCCGCCGCTGGTCACCGGCGAGAAGGACGGATCGGTCCTGGTCCCCGTCACCCTCCTGCACCCCGACGCCGCGCCGCACAGCGTGACCTTCACGCCGACGGCGGGCACGGCGACGGCGACGGCGGACTTCGACCCGGCGCCGGTGACCGTGACCTGGGCGCCCGGCGACCCGGCCACGAAGCACGTCGCGATCCCGCTCGTCGACGACGGGATCGCCGAGAGCGAGGAGACCTTCACGGTCGCTGCGAGCGCATCGACGATCCCGGTGTCGGCGGCCGTGACGGCGCGCATCACCGACGGCGGTCAGCCGCTGACCGTGGCGGTGGCGGACGCCCCAGCGGTCTCCGAGGGCGGCACGCTGTCGTTCCCCGTGACCCTCTCCGGTCCGGACCGCGCCGGCCCGGTGAGCGTGCACATCGCCACCGGCGGCGGCACGGCGAGCGCGGGCGGCGACTACACCGCCGTCGACCGGACCCTCACCTGGGCGCCCGGTGACCCCGCCACCCAGGTGGTCACAGTCGCCACCGCGAACGACACGGCGGTCGAGCCCGACGAGACGGTCGTGGTCATCCTCTCCGGACCGGGCGGCACGCCCGTGGCCCCGGTGCTCGGGAAGGCCACGGCCACCGGCACGGTCAAGGACGCCGTCGTACCCCCGACGCCGCCGGCTCCGGCGGTCCCGTCGGTGACGGTCAAGAAGGCCAAGGTGACCGAGGGCGACAAGGGGAAGCAGAAGCTGACCTTCGCGGTCTCACTCAGCGGTCCGACGTCGGTCCCGGTGACCTTCACCTGGGCGACCCAGGACCTGACGGCCAAGGCGGGCTCGGACTACAAGAAGGCCTCCGGCACCGTCACCGTCGCCCCGGGCGCGACCACGGCCACCATCACCGTCCTGGTCAAGGGCGACAGGCGGGCGGAGCGGAACGAGAAGCTCTCGCTCCTGCTGTTCGCGATCGCGCACGGCACCTTCGCCGGGCCGACCACGGTGAAGGGGAAGATCGTCGACGACGACTGA
- the eccCa gene encoding type VII secretion protein EccCa produces the protein MTPAVSATGTSSTTPDGPGVPGAQPGATGSLLRGGRLDEPELPQGQLQLQPPPQIEQSEGASGVLMNAIPMLGSLGSIVLVATMSGASTGGKQYIAAGMFLFATLGFVIVQIDRQRKQRIQQVTGTRTEYLRYLSNVRQLAREAADQQRRALTWHHPDPAALPAIAEDRTRVWEHNASDGQFLHVRYGVCHQPLSLELIPPESAPIDQVDPAAASALHRLLVVHRLQPDLPASIDLRAFDRVEVCGPEEPARSLARAVICSAASFHSPDHLVVAVLTSEQNLAHWDWVKWLPHAQSAQQTDAVGPRRMVSTSLDELAALLPSDLAERPRFGADERPASPHILFVVDGVTLPPGNHVLPPDGVHGVTVLDLPVRWDELEDATRLRLLFDDQFDGAPVDGRCPVQALRLRDEVIRAKVDQCPLATAEAFARRLTPLHTVSGVVETTSAEAGGDVDFMELLALGDVHHFEPEQAWQQRPARDRLRVPIGTGDGGALVHLDIKESAQQGMGPHGLVIGATGSGKSEFLRTLVLGLAMTHSPEHLNMVLVDFKGGATFAGMSEMPHVSAVITNLAEELTLVDRMQDALSGEMVRRQELLRAAGNFASIRDYEKARAAGEDLEPLPSLFIVVDEFSEMLAAKPEFIDLFVAIGRLGRSLGLHLLLASQRLEEGRLRGLESHLSYRVGLRTFSAQESRAVLGVPDAYELPPIPGLAYLKPDPTTMVRFKAAYVSGPPSGRVRVRRDEGGKLQGILPFTISEVLQLDVPVDEPEPEPTPVNDDSQESLLDIAVEHMLGHGPEAHQVWLPPLDVPDSLDELMADLAPHPQLGLVSQEWRALGGLVVPLGTVDRPREQRRDTLSIDLSGAAGHVAVVGGPRSGKSTVLRSIVTGMALTTTPLESQFFVLDFGGGTFTGLAGLPHMAGVATRSEPDVVSRIVAEVTGVVDRREAYFRANGIDSIETYRSRRAQGRADDGYGDVFLVVDGWSTLRADFDDLEMEIQQLATRGLTFGLHIVAATSRWADFRAAMRDMFGSRLELRLGDPLDSEIDRRIASLVPTGRPGRGLVQSKLHFLSALPRIDGGASADDLGEGVEDLVRRVTEAWTGPAGPKLRLLPERIMLEQVRAQAGAPDTLPEEEKGAHPLLLGINEKELAPVALDPDAEPHLLVLGDGQSGKSSILRGLAREIMRTRTPQQAQLVVVDYRRALLGEVPDEYLLNYLTAANQAQPALRDLATYLENRIPGPDVTPDQLRSRSWWTGAEVFVLVDDYDLVATQQSSPVAALQPLLAQARDVGLHVAVARRSGGASRALYEPVIQTMRDLAMPGLMLSGSPDEGPLLGNLRAQPAPPGRGRLITRERGVEVVQMAYSEPTL, from the coding sequence ATGACCCCCGCCGTCTCGGCGACCGGGACCTCGTCGACCACCCCGGACGGCCCGGGAGTCCCCGGCGCCCAGCCCGGCGCGACCGGCAGCCTGCTGCGCGGCGGCCGGCTCGACGAGCCCGAGCTGCCCCAGGGCCAGCTCCAGCTCCAGCCGCCGCCGCAGATCGAGCAGTCCGAGGGCGCCAGCGGCGTGCTCATGAACGCGATCCCGATGCTGGGCTCGCTGGGCTCGATCGTGCTGGTCGCGACCATGAGCGGCGCCTCGACCGGCGGCAAGCAGTACATCGCCGCCGGCATGTTCCTCTTCGCGACCCTCGGCTTCGTCATCGTCCAGATCGACCGCCAGCGCAAGCAGCGGATCCAGCAGGTGACCGGCACCCGCACGGAGTACCTCCGCTACCTCAGCAACGTGCGCCAGCTGGCCCGCGAGGCCGCCGACCAGCAGCGCCGGGCGCTCACCTGGCACCACCCCGATCCGGCCGCCCTGCCCGCCATCGCCGAGGACCGCACCCGGGTGTGGGAGCACAACGCCTCGGACGGGCAGTTCCTCCACGTCCGGTACGGCGTGTGCCACCAGCCGCTGTCGCTCGAGCTGATCCCGCCGGAGAGCGCGCCCATCGACCAGGTCGACCCGGCCGCCGCCTCGGCGCTGCACCGGCTGCTCGTCGTGCACCGGCTCCAGCCCGACCTGCCGGCCTCCATCGACCTGCGCGCCTTCGACCGTGTGGAGGTCTGCGGCCCCGAGGAGCCGGCGCGCTCGCTGGCCCGGGCCGTGATCTGCTCCGCGGCGTCGTTCCACTCCCCCGACCACCTCGTGGTCGCGGTGCTCACCAGCGAGCAGAACCTCGCGCACTGGGACTGGGTCAAGTGGCTGCCGCACGCGCAGAGCGCCCAGCAGACCGACGCGGTCGGCCCGCGCCGGATGGTCTCGACGTCGCTGGACGAGCTGGCCGCACTGCTGCCCTCGGACCTGGCCGAACGGCCCCGCTTCGGCGCCGACGAGCGCCCGGCCTCCCCGCACATCCTGTTCGTGGTCGACGGTGTGACCCTCCCGCCCGGCAACCACGTGCTGCCGCCCGACGGCGTGCACGGGGTGACCGTGCTCGACCTGCCGGTGCGCTGGGACGAGCTGGAGGACGCGACCCGGCTGCGGCTGCTCTTCGACGACCAGTTCGACGGCGCGCCCGTCGACGGGCGCTGCCCGGTCCAGGCGCTGCGGCTGCGCGACGAGGTGATCCGGGCCAAGGTCGACCAGTGCCCGCTGGCCACGGCCGAGGCCTTCGCCCGCCGGCTCACGCCGCTGCACACGGTCAGCGGCGTGGTGGAGACCACCAGCGCCGAGGCCGGCGGCGACGTCGACTTCATGGAGCTGCTCGCGCTGGGCGACGTGCACCACTTCGAGCCCGAGCAGGCCTGGCAGCAGCGGCCCGCGCGCGACCGGCTGCGCGTGCCGATCGGCACCGGCGACGGCGGCGCGCTCGTGCACCTGGACATCAAGGAGTCCGCCCAGCAGGGCATGGGTCCGCACGGCCTGGTCATCGGCGCGACCGGCTCCGGCAAGTCGGAGTTCCTGCGCACCCTCGTGCTCGGGCTGGCCATGACGCACTCGCCCGAGCACCTCAACATGGTCCTGGTCGACTTCAAGGGCGGTGCGACGTTCGCCGGGATGTCGGAGATGCCCCACGTCTCCGCGGTCATCACCAACCTCGCCGAGGAGCTCACGCTCGTCGACCGCATGCAGGACGCGCTGTCCGGGGAGATGGTGCGGCGCCAGGAGCTGCTGCGCGCGGCCGGCAACTTCGCCTCGATCCGCGACTACGAGAAGGCCCGCGCGGCCGGCGAGGACCTCGAGCCGCTGCCGTCGCTGTTCATCGTGGTCGACGAGTTCTCCGAGATGCTCGCCGCCAAGCCCGAGTTCATCGACCTCTTCGTGGCCATCGGCCGCCTCGGCCGCTCGCTCGGCCTGCACCTGCTGCTCGCCTCGCAGCGGCTCGAGGAGGGCCGCCTGCGCGGCCTCGAGTCGCACCTGTCGTACCGCGTCGGCCTGCGCACCTTCTCCGCCCAGGAGTCGCGCGCGGTGCTCGGCGTGCCCGACGCCTACGAGCTCCCCCCGATCCCCGGCCTGGCCTACCTCAAGCCCGACCCGACCACGATGGTCCGGTTCAAGGCGGCCTACGTCTCCGGCCCGCCCTCCGGCCGGGTGCGCGTACGCCGCGACGAGGGCGGCAAGCTCCAGGGCATCCTGCCGTTCACGATCTCCGAGGTGCTCCAGCTCGACGTACCCGTCGACGAGCCCGAGCCGGAGCCCACGCCGGTCAACGACGACAGCCAGGAGTCGCTGCTCGACATCGCCGTCGAGCACATGCTCGGCCACGGCCCCGAGGCCCACCAGGTGTGGCTGCCGCCGCTCGACGTGCCGGACAGCCTCGACGAGCTGATGGCCGACCTCGCACCGCACCCGCAGCTCGGCCTGGTCTCGCAGGAGTGGCGTGCGCTCGGCGGCCTGGTCGTGCCGCTCGGCACCGTCGACCGCCCGCGCGAGCAGCGCCGCGACACCCTCTCCATCGACCTGTCCGGCGCGGCCGGCCACGTCGCCGTCGTCGGCGGTCCGCGCAGCGGCAAGAGCACCGTGCTGCGCTCGATCGTCACCGGCATGGCGCTGACCACCACGCCGCTGGAGAGCCAGTTCTTCGTCCTCGACTTCGGCGGCGGCACGTTCACCGGCCTGGCCGGGCTGCCGCACATGGCGGGCGTGGCCACCCGCTCCGAGCCCGACGTGGTCAGCCGGATCGTGGCCGAGGTGACAGGCGTGGTCGACCGCCGCGAGGCCTACTTCCGGGCCAACGGCATCGACTCCATCGAGACCTACCGCTCGCGGCGCGCACAGGGCCGCGCCGACGACGGGTACGGCGACGTGTTCCTCGTCGTCGACGGCTGGAGCACGCTGCGCGCCGACTTCGACGACCTCGAGATGGAGATCCAGCAGCTCGCCACCCGCGGGCTCACCTTCGGCCTGCACATCGTGGCCGCGACCAGCCGCTGGGCCGACTTCCGCGCCGCGATGCGCGACATGTTCGGCAGCCGCCTCGAGCTGCGCCTCGGCGACCCGCTCGACTCCGAGATCGACCGCCGCATCGCCTCGCTGGTGCCCACCGGCCGGCCCGGACGCGGCCTGGTGCAGAGCAAGCTGCACTTCCTCTCCGCGCTGCCCCGCATCGACGGGGGCGCCTCCGCCGACGACCTCGGCGAGGGCGTCGAGGACCTGGTGCGCCGCGTCACCGAGGCCTGGACCGGCCCCGCCGGCCCCAAGCTGCGGCTGCTGCCCGAGCGGATCATGCTCGAGCAGGTGCGCGCCCAGGCCGGGGCGCCGGACACGCTCCCGGAGGAGGAGAAGGGCGCCCACCCGCTGCTGCTCGGCATCAACGAGAAGGAGCTCGCCCCGGTCGCCCTCGACCCCGACGCCGAGCCCCACCTGCTCGTCCTCGGCGACGGCCAGTCCGGCAAGAGCTCGATCCTGCGTGGGCTGGCCCGGGAGATCATGCGCACCCGCACCCCGCAGCAGGCGCAGCTCGTCGTCGTCGACTACCGCCGCGCGCTGCTGGGCGAGGTCCCCGACGAGTACCTCCTCAACTACCTCACCGCCGCCAACCAGGCCCAGCCCGCCCTGCGCGACCTCGCGACGTACCTCGAGAACCGCATCCCCGGCCCCGACGTCACCCCCGACCAGCTGCGCAGCCGCTCGTGGTGGACCGGCGCCGAGGTGTTCGTGCTCGTCGACGACTACGACCTGGTCGCCACCCAGCAGAGCTCGCCCGTCGCCGCCCTCCAGCCGCTGCTGGCCCAGGCCCGCGACGTCGGCCTGCACGTCGCCGTCGCCCGCCGCTCCGGCGGGGCCTCGCGCGCGCTGTACGAGCCGGTCATCCAGACCATGCGCGACCTGGCCATGCCCGGGCTCATGCTCTCCGGCAGCCCGGACGAGGGCCCGCTGCTCGGCAACCTGCGCGCCCAGCCGGCGCCTCCCGGCCGCGGCCGGCTCATCACCCGCGAGCGCGGCGTCGAGGTCGTCCAGATGGCGTACTCCGAGCCCACGCTCTGA
- a CDS encoding helicase HerA-like domain-containing protein: MSETPAQPAPEPAAEPLEPAAPAAPAAPPTPAPVAPAPEAHADSPIVQAVAPGYAFSGAALELGGLMLDATTLTDTHIRIPLGMLNRHGLVAGATGTGKTKTLQLMAEQLSAAGVPVFAADIKGDLSGLATPGTPSDKLSARTASVGQQWTATGFPVEYYALGGQGTGVPVRVTMSAFGPVLLSKVLGLNDTQESSLGLVFHYADQAGLPLLDLADLREVLKYLTSDDGKAELKELGGLSSATAGVILRELITFSDQGADAFFGEPEFESSDLLQAAPDGRGLISLVELPNLQDRPAVFSTFLMWLLADLFHDLPEVGDVDKPKLVFFFDEAHLLFNDASKAFLDQIAQTVRLIRSKGVGVFFVTQSPTDVPDAVLAQLGSRVQHQLRAHTPNDAKALKATVNTYPKSAYDDLGEVITGLGIGEAVVTVMDERGAPTPVAWTRLRAPESLMGPSDPAAMQATVAASPRNAKYAAVIDRESARELLAAKLEAGAQQAAADRAAADQAKADAKAAKEAAKRKPTSTRRAPEPEEGVVTQVVKSSAFKQFMRTAAAEIARGMFGTGRRR, translated from the coding sequence ATGAGCGAGACGCCGGCCCAGCCAGCTCCCGAGCCCGCCGCCGAGCCTCTCGAGCCGGCGGCACCCGCGGCACCCGCGGCACCGCCGACTCCCGCTCCGGTGGCGCCCGCACCCGAGGCACACGCCGACAGCCCGATCGTGCAGGCGGTGGCGCCGGGGTACGCGTTCAGCGGCGCCGCGCTCGAGCTGGGCGGGCTGATGCTCGACGCGACCACGCTCACCGACACCCACATCCGGATCCCGCTCGGCATGCTCAACCGGCACGGGCTGGTGGCCGGCGCGACCGGCACGGGCAAGACCAAGACGCTCCAGCTGATGGCGGAGCAGCTGAGCGCGGCCGGGGTGCCGGTCTTCGCCGCCGACATCAAGGGCGACCTCTCCGGCCTGGCCACGCCCGGTACGCCGAGCGACAAGCTCTCCGCGCGGACCGCGAGCGTCGGGCAGCAGTGGACGGCGACCGGCTTCCCGGTGGAGTACTACGCGCTCGGCGGCCAGGGCACCGGCGTACCGGTCCGGGTGACCATGTCGGCGTTCGGACCGGTGCTGCTGAGCAAGGTCCTCGGTCTCAACGACACCCAGGAGTCCAGCCTCGGGCTGGTGTTCCACTACGCCGACCAGGCCGGGCTGCCGCTGCTGGACCTGGCCGACCTGCGCGAGGTGCTGAAGTACCTCACCAGCGACGACGGCAAGGCCGAGCTCAAGGAGCTGGGCGGGCTGTCGTCGGCCACCGCTGGGGTGATCCTGCGTGAGCTCATCACGTTCTCCGACCAGGGTGCGGACGCGTTCTTCGGCGAGCCGGAGTTCGAGTCCAGCGACCTGCTGCAGGCGGCCCCGGACGGTCGCGGCCTGATCTCCCTGGTGGAGCTGCCGAACCTCCAGGACCGGCCGGCGGTCTTCTCGACGTTCCTCATGTGGCTGCTCGCCGACCTGTTCCACGACCTGCCCGAGGTCGGCGACGTGGACAAGCCCAAGCTGGTCTTCTTCTTCGACGAGGCGCACCTGCTCTTCAACGACGCGTCCAAGGCGTTCCTCGACCAGATCGCGCAGACCGTGCGGCTGATCCGCTCCAAGGGCGTCGGCGTCTTCTTCGTGACCCAGAGCCCGACCGACGTGCCCGACGCCGTGCTCGCCCAGCTCGGCTCGCGCGTCCAGCACCAGCTCCGCGCGCACACCCCGAACGACGCCAAGGCCCTCAAGGCGACGGTCAACACCTACCCGAAGTCGGCGTACGACGACCTCGGCGAGGTCATCACCGGCCTCGGCATCGGCGAGGCCGTCGTCACGGTCATGGACGAGCGCGGCGCCCCGACCCCGGTCGCCTGGACCCGCCTGCGCGCCCCCGAGTCGCTCATGGGCCCGAGCGACCCCGCGGCCATGCAGGCCACGGTGGCCGCGAGCCCCCGCAACGCCAAGTACGCCGCCGTCATCGACCGCGAGTCCGCCCGCGAGCTGCTCGCCGCCAAGCTCGAGGCCGGCGCCCAGCAGGCCGCCGCCGACCGGGCGGCCGCCGACCAGGCCAAGGCCGACGCCAAGGCGGCCAAGGAGGCGGCCAAGCGGAAGCCGACCTCCACGCGGCGGGCGCCCGAGCCCGAGGAGGGCGTGGTCACCCAGGTCGTGAAGTCCAGCGCCTTCAAGCAGTTCATGCGGACCGCCGCCGCCGAGATCGCCCGCGGCATGTTCGGCACCGGCCGCCGCCGGTAG
- a CDS encoding nuclear transport factor 2 family protein has translation MTDSGIDDVLALRALLQQEREVRAVCELKYRYLRTLDTKDWDGFESCFLPEATGDYNGLVFGDRSALVGYMRENLGEGLITLHQAHHPEIEVDGDTATGSWYLYDRVIVEAFSFMLEGAAIYSDRYVRTPEGWRVAHTGYHRTFEATYNLGDLPGFKLSGPGTHTH, from the coding sequence GTGACCGACTCCGGCATCGACGACGTCCTGGCCCTGCGGGCCCTGCTGCAGCAGGAGCGCGAGGTGCGCGCGGTCTGCGAGCTGAAGTACCGCTACCTGCGCACGCTCGACACCAAGGACTGGGACGGCTTCGAGTCCTGCTTCCTGCCCGAGGCGACCGGCGACTACAACGGCCTGGTCTTCGGCGACCGCAGCGCGCTGGTCGGCTACATGCGCGAGAACCTCGGCGAGGGGCTCATCACCCTGCACCAGGCCCACCACCCCGAGATCGAGGTGGACGGCGACACCGCCACCGGCAGCTGGTACCTCTACGACCGCGTGATCGTCGAGGCCTTCTCCTTCATGCTCGAGGGTGCGGCGATCTACTCCGACCGCTACGTGCGCACCCCGGAGGGCTGGCGGGTCGCGCACACCGGCTACCACCGGACCTTCGAGGCGACGTACAACCTGGGCGACCTCCCGGGCTTCAAGCTCAGCGGACCAGGAACCCACACCCACTGA
- a CDS encoding type II toxin-antitoxin system VapB family antitoxin has translation MIFKRVGEGRPYPDHGLSSRGWAAVPPRQVRLDELVTTKDTLQLAALLDEDSTFYGDLFAHVVEWHGEYYLEDGLHRALRAALQQRNVLHARVHTMAG, from the coding sequence GTGATCTTCAAGCGCGTGGGTGAGGGGCGCCCGTACCCCGACCACGGCTTGTCGTCGCGCGGGTGGGCGGCGGTGCCGCCGCGGCAGGTCCGGCTCGACGAGCTGGTGACGACCAAGGACACGCTCCAGCTCGCGGCGCTGCTCGACGAGGACTCGACGTTCTACGGCGACCTGTTCGCGCACGTGGTCGAGTGGCACGGCGAGTACTACCTCGAGGACGGCCTCCACCGCGCCCTGCGCGCGGCGCTGCAGCAGCGCAACGTCCTGCACGCCCGCGTCCACACGATGGCCGGCTGA